AACTCTGTTTTGCGTTGACCCAGGACTAGGAATTAAGCTTCTCCGCCGTCAGAAGCTGTCGACCTAGGATTCTTATGTTCTGATTTATTATGTCGTTGTGTGTGAATTTTGATGTGAATCATGAGTTATTTTTCTTACGTATGTGaatttttatgtatatgtaatTTAAGAATATATGTTAGCATTCTTAGTAGGATCTTAAAGAATCTAAGATTCGATCCCGATCCTAGGATTTACGATCTTTTACCCCCTAATCGATTCTAAGAAAAATCCCGATCCTGACACTTTAGATCAATTTTAACTTGCTACTAGTGTGAATAAGTTAAACTAAATTTAAAAAGGGCTTAATTTCCGCATGGTCCGAATTTAAAGAGTATGAATAAGCAACTAATGAGCTACCACTTAATTACATACAACTTGTATTTTATAGTagtatttattattatatgcaatttttattgagttttttatagacaaatgttagtcgttactaatattagtaaattagtaatgTTGATCTTCCTTGAATCAACACTCATTGGAGTGTTGAACTTTCAAGTTGTTAACAAACAAATTGTTACTCATGTTGTTTTTATGTTAAGACCAATGTTCACCGGAGCATTGTTCATTTAAGTTGTCACGAGATGACTTGAGTTTGAGATCTTCAACTTGGATTGCATATAGGTTGCATGTTGAGTATAGTTCTAATGCTAAGAGACAAGAAAAAAACATGATTCTATAGTGCCTAAATTTGTCCTGGATCTTCCTGTTCTCTTTCAATCATATCACCgatcacatttttttttctcttctttataTCTCTTTTTTATCCACTTCATATCCACTTTTAATAAAGCGTGAATGAAGTTTACTCTATTAGAAACAATAATGTTATTTTTCATGTGGGAATTGTTGTTTTTCTTTACAAAGTAGAATGATGTGATTCCTCATCACCCACCAATCCTCATCCTGTCCTACTCCAGCAAGTAGTGTGACACTGTGTTGCCGGCTCAGATTTATCGGAAAAACTGTTGAACTTGTTTGCTCATGCCTTAAACGTTTTTTAAAACTCCGAAAGGTTTTGTAAAGGATGCGTCACTCCAAAATGTGTACCACCATAGTTTACTCAAACACACATGGTTGGATATAGCGTTTGAAAATTGAGTGGACACGATTCAACATTAAAAATAACCCTAATGACAAGTATGCCCCTAACTCTCGCTCTCCCTGTTTTAGGGACAAAAATTGAGTAGCCACTCTTTCTTGGGTGGAAAAGtaatattatgaaaataaagGTCATTCTTGTACTTTCAGTCTTTCACTCAAAAGGCTAATGATCTAGGGTGAGTCATAAACGCCGCCGTTGACTAGACTAGAACATGTTATATATCACTTGGCAAGATATTTCATTACTCCTTAGCTAGTACCAACCAACCTACCTTTGAGATTTTGTGAGCCATCTGTGTTCTCTGAGAAAATTCAAGTTTTAGCATCCTCTATAGTCTATATACTTACTGTGTGAGATTTTGTTCAAATGTCTGAAAAAATTCAGAACAACTCATCATTGGGTCTGGGTGTGCCATTACTATCTGAGTGGAAGCTCCATGAGTCAGGGTATGCCATAGATGAGGAGAAACTTATAGCCTCTCATTCTCCAACTAAAAACACTTTATCCTTCTTCCAATCCTGTCTTAATGGACTCAATGCAATATCAGGTTTCACacctcatttaatttaatttaatttctcaTATGGTTCTTTGTCATTGTGCACTATTTAGATAATTGTTCTTAAGTGAGTGCATTTTTCCTTTTGTATAGATTATAGTACATGTTTACTTAGAAGCTATGGCTTTTCTAACTAGAAATGAatctagaatcaattctgaaatgcATTTTTCCTTTGTATAGAATCCAAACATGTTTTACTTATGATGTTTGGACAAGCTTCTCTTTCAtcggaatcaattctgaaagGCATGTTTGGATATAAGTGAGCCAAAATCACAGTGAGCTAAAACCATGGTCAGCTAAAATCACAGTGGGCAGAAGCAAGTTCTCTTAACTTTTGCCATTGTCGACCGTGATTTTGGCTTCACCGTAATTTTTCACCATGTATCTAGGCATGTAAATAAGTTTCTCCACTAAACTGATTCTAGCAATAGAACTAATTGTAGAAGAGTTTCCAAATGGTGAAACCCAAAATGCTATGAAACATCAAACTTTCTATGACAATGCATTAATCATTCTCATTTTGGCAGGTCATGTTTGTTATTCCATTAAAAGAAATCTTATAAAATTAGTGCTATGTTTTTGTGGTTTGTGTTTCAGGTGTTGGGATACTGTCGGTTCCATATGCTCTAGCATCTGGAGGGTGGTTAAGTTTGGCTCTTCTGTTTGCTATTGCTGCTGTAGCCTTTTACTCAGGGTTGTTGATGCAAAGATGTATGGATAAGAATTCAAATATCAAAACATATCCAGATATAGGTGAGCTTGCATTTGGAAAGATAGGAAGACTAGTAGTATCAACATCCATGTACACAGAGCTCTACTTAGTTTCAATAGGGTTCTTAATTTTAGAAGGGGATAACTTGAGCAATTTATTTCCCATTATGGAGATTCAAGTGGCTGGTTTAGCAATTGGTGGAAAGCAATTCTTTGTGGTGGTAGCTGCTTTGGTTATCTTACCTACAATGTGGTTAGATAACTTGAGTCTACTTTCTTATGTATCTGCAAGTGGAGTGTTTGCTTCTGCTATCATCATCTTTTCAATATCATGGACTGCAACATTTGATGGAGTTGGTTTTCATGAAAAGGGAACTCTCATTAGTTGGAATGGAATCCCTACAGCTGTTAGCTTGTATGCCTTTTGCTATTGTGCACATCCTGTCTTCCCCACCCTGTACAATTCCATGAGAAAGAAACACCAATTCTCTAATGTAAGTGTTCTGCTTTTTGGGGTTTGTTTTGCTTCTAAAATAGTATTAAGAAACCTTTAGTAAGGGTTCTAATTAATTTGCTGCCTTTTCAATTGTCATTTTAATATACTAAAATTCTTATTTGTTATGATCATAGATTTTAGATATGGTACTCATGCTAGCTTTTTCTTGTTTctaaacaattttttatttgtttcttaTTACATTGCAGGTTCTACTTGTATGCTTTTTGTTCACCACAGCTGGTTATGCATCTATGGGTATAATTGGCTATCTAATGTTTGGTTCCAAGGTTGAATCACAGGTAACATTAAACTTGCCACTGAACAAAATCAGCTCAAAAATAGCAATATATACTACCTTAGTCAATCCCATAACCAAGTATGCTTTGATGACAACACCAATCACCAATGCTTTGAAGGATTTGCTTCCAAGGAAATACAAGAATAGAGTCACCAACATCTCAATAAGCACTATGCTAGTAATCAGCACTGTCATTATTGCCCTTGCTGTTCCTTTCTTTGGGTACCTCATGTCCCTAGTTGGAGCAATTTTAAGTGTCACAGCTTCTATTTTGCTTCCATGCTTATGCTACTTAAAGATTTCAGGTAAATACAAAAATTTTGGGTGTGAGATGTTCACCATAGTTGCTATCATATTGGCAGCTATAGCAATGGGAATATCTGGGACATATACGTCACTGCTTGAAATAATCCACCATTTGTAAAGGCACTGTAGTGGCCTATTATATTTTATACACAATTAAATTTGTATTCCATATTTTTTTGGCCTCCTTTATTTTTCTGATGAAGATTTTATTTGACCTGATTTGGGGTGAGGTAAACTGTGTGCAGTAGTAATCAACAAAGTGGCATGAAATTCATCAAGCTGGTAAACATAGAAAGAATATACACAACAGTTGATAGATATCATAAGTTAATTTATAGCTGATTAACAGAGAAAAACTTCACCTGCCCTACTCTATCAACTATGAATTTTGCTGATTTTGCCAAAGTCAAGGAATTCAGTAGCCTAACCTGAGAGGCAAAAGGTTTAATTAAATGCTATAGATTTTTTAACTCTTGTGATTGTTTTACACAAGGCAATATACATGTGTTAGGATACCATATTATTAAAACACAAAATACATAAACTACAGAGACCCCAATGAATACTATGAAACCATCTTAAGTTTTATGTCATGATTTGTGAACAAGAGAATTAGAGGGGGAAAGAGAGGTTTTATTCTCTATTATGTCATGCATTTCTGCCATTGAACACAAGTGGTTGTAATCTACATTTCTACTCATTGATCATGGTCTCTGTAAGTATTTCATATTTAGGTGATTGTAGGCTATTTAGAGAAAGAAGCTGGTGATATCAATTCTCTGTTAATTAATTTACTTATCCTTAATGgaaaaaatgattaaaaatgAGAGGTCCTCTGTCTGCTTTTCTTTTTAACCTTTTTGGTTTATGGACTTTCCTGCATGCTACAAAATGCTTAATAAATTTCTTTGATGCAGGAAGCATATTTCTCTATTGTTACAGTTGGAGTAAATGTAATCAAGTAATCAACAACCACATAGTTGGTCTAATTATTAGTTCATGTACAATTGTACAAATCTTGGTTTGATGGTTGATGCTCATGCTTGCTctgttttcatattttattttactagAACTGAAAGATTGTTTTGAAGGAGTTCGGAGCGAAAATAGTTTCCAAATGGAGTAATCTCTCACAATTTAAGTGGAGGTTCATTGTGTGGATAGCAGGGGAGAACAAAAAACTGAATAACAAATTGCTGAAGTACCTAAAACAAAAGCATCAAATTCACAAAATCTGACAGAGCAAGAACAAGAACAATCCTAATTCCAACTTCCAATTAATGATAAGAAAACAGAATCTTACCTTGCAAAATACTTGGATGTTTCCCTCTACTAAGTTCACTTGGCTGTTTCTTACCTCCTCTTTTGCAGGAAAGGCTTAGGAATAAAATGGAGGTCACTGACATAAGAAATTATATCAGCCATGTCAGACATATAATAAGGTTGCACTGCAGTTTGCAACAATAACCCTTAACTTAGTttataacaattaacaactaatatGGAttcagatgaaaaaaaaaaagaaaaaaagatgcTAAAAAGCAAACAAAAATGATAGTTAATTAATTGAAgttaactcaaaataaaaaattcaaaagggTGCGAATCATCATAGGAAAACTATGTAACCAATGGCCCATTTGTAGAATCTGAGGCAGTTGTCGGTCATCTGCCTTAGATTCTATAAATGGTGGTTCAAGAGTCTTCAGGAAGCAATAGTTTCACTGGCAGCATTAAGGGATTTCCTCTTCTTCATTGGAGCAGACTCAACAAATTGATGAACCTCAGGGTTGAACTTCAAGAGGAGGTCAGAAATGTACCTTAGGCTTTGATGGTAGTTTACCATTTACCCCCTCCCCATCAAAAAATAAATCCAAGTTCAAATAAAAGATCATTTTTGAATTAACAAGCCACCTATGCACTCATTCTTGATCATGAATTAGaccatttttaataaaataaaattacaattcaTTGTACCcaacaaaaattaataaataattagggGTTTATTTGTGTAAGATTAAATGTTGGGGGTTTCTTACTTTCTTTGTGTGCTTTTGACAATGTGTGGGGTTTTGGCAATGATCATGCCCAAATCAGTGTATGGGAAATAAAGGCTGGGTGTATTGGGTAGGTGATACTTGGACCTTAATAGATATATCAAAATTGCCTATATTTGTATTCCCTTATCTGAGTTGTTAAATAAAATTTTCTGTAATTtgcaaaaaacaaaaaataaaaaggtaaatagccaagttggtccctgaatgtgtcagcCGCCTTCAAGTTGCTCCCTAAAATTCTAAAATGCATCGcgcggtccctgaatgtggcaaaagCCATTCAAGTTAGTCCTTACGTTAAAATAAAAGAGACGGACGTTAACGGAAGGCTGACATGTCATGTTTTTTGCCACTTGGATATCAATTGAGTCCTTGATATTGCCAACTTAATGTCAGTTTGATCCAAGCTGAAAAAGTCAACTTCTCTCTCTCACCCACCTTCTTTCTCCTCTCCCTCACCACCATCACCTCTGTCTTCCTCCCACCTCCCACCTCCCTCCCCCACTACCCACCCCcacccctccaccaccaccaacctttTTCACCCTTACCCCTTTCCCCACCTTGACAACTTTGTTACAGAGCAAGATATGAGAAGACTTTCAGCACTTTCACCATCAAGATCTATCGTCACTCAGTACCACTTTCTCAATATAATGGTCAATGACACTAACTACAATTAAGAAAGAACCCACGAAACAAAGCAACAGAACAACAAAACAACACTACAGCAACTTCTAATTCAAAAATAAACACCATACATGATTATACCAAAAACAAAATACACTATACGCATGGTGTATCAAGTTTATTGCTGGAATAGAAAGCTAATCCCTTTTCAATCTCCCAATCTTCTTTAATCTTCTTCAAATCCTGGCTTTCACCCATCTGGGTAACCTTGCGAGTGTTGTGGTCAGCTTCAGCCATGCGCACTGATGAATAATCTTCAGAGCTTTTCAGGACCCAGATTCAGATTTGGTCAGAGAATAAAAGAAAGATTGATTTTTTGGACTCCGATCAGATCAAAAAACAGAATCGGATGCCCAAGATCTTCAATTTGGAGATACCCATCTGAAAAGCCCAGCACAAACACACTCAAAATGCACACACTCATCAAATGCACACACACCACAAAATCAAATCTGAAGCGCACCGATAGAGACCTGGGAGCATGTTGGATCGAGAAGGAGATGGAGGCTTAGCTTTCGGAGGGGGGTTCGAGGTGGGAGCTTGGCTGAACAGTGTGGCGATGCTCACAGTGGAGAGGATGCGGCATCCCTTGCGACAGCGCGGTGCGGCGTGGTGGACGAGGGTTTAGGGTCAGAGTTCATATCGATGGTGATTGCGAGCTACAGTGCAGCACGATGGTTGTAACAGCCAGGATTGAGGTTTAAGAACCAGATCTGATTTTGATGATTGGCGGAGGAGTGAGGGGGGTGGTGACCGAAGAACTTACATGGTGGAGGTTGTGGGTCGTTTAAATGGGGAGGTGGCTGGAGTGGTGGCCGGAGGGGGTGGAGTTCTGGGTTtttggggaagatgaagaaggtgaagatgaacaggatgaagatgaagaaggtgaagattgttttaatttaaggAGGGACTAAATTGACGTTAATTTTACAAATAGACACTCCAGCATGGAAAATAAATTCCATCTCAGCATTTTCGTTAACGGCCGTTAACGATTTTAAGGTCAGGGACTAACTTAAAGGACTTTTGTCACATTCAAGGACCGCGGAatgcattttagaagtttagggaccaacttgaaGGCGGCTAACACATTTAGGGACCAACttgatgtaagatcaagatttgatcagtggttgcatctctatattttgatgattacaatttagttttgtgatgatgaacaattatggtaccctaacgtttgtcttttccaagtgtgacaaacaggttctcaTTCTGATCCAAGCACATTATTTCAGAAGATAGAAACCAAAAAGGTAACTATAAGAAAGATCTTAAAGCTgatcatgttcgttcagaacagtgacaaatccttcagaagatctgaagctacaAGAAAGCATTGATATGGATCAAGACAACTTGAAGttatgaagaaccggagtcagaagttctgaggatcagaTAGTTCAgatggaacggtccagaagcagaggactcaaagttctgaagacttaagAAGTTGGCTCAGAAAAAccaagatcagaagttctgaggaacggtTCAGAAGCTACTGTACATAGCTCAGAAGATCCACCGGAAGCTGACATAAGGATTACAAGCTTTCAGAATTACACTAATCATTTAACTTCACGAGAGAACATCTGAAGCATTAAGTAATGATTAAGTGCACTGGTATTGTCGCGCACTAAGACAAGTTGTCATAGAATAGAATATCCTGGACATGGATGTTTATTCTCGATGGCACACCTACCTCGGGCAGCACAATATTCTTTATTCTCTGAATTCCACTACAACCGGTCTCTGCAAAAGCAGATCATACAACGGTAACATTCTTTGAATCCAGAAGTATAAGAACGCTGCATCAAGATGAAGAAAGTAAGAAGCATTGCACGAATTTAGCAAACATACTTACAAAGCTCCCAAGCAATATTCTTCATTCGCTTACAATTCTAAGTTTACCCTGCTTATCAAAAGCATTCATTTGTAAACACAAACCTACTACAATCTTATTGTaattccttaagagaccaaggttggtcagatcttgagaggactgaatcaaggttgattcagtgattagctagtcttgagaggatcggtagatcagcttcttgagaggatactagtgagaaggtctttgtattgttagtcacttgtaggttgcaagtgcagttgtaacactcattgatcttagtgaattgccttcatcagaagaaggaaaaaatcaccttaacaggtggactggattagcttgagcttttatctcaagtgaaccaggataaaatacctgTGTGCTATTTTGTTTATATCttgcacctagttcttatccttAAGTTTTGTAAAACTTAAAAAGGGATATCTTttgttaaaaactctattcaaacccccctttctagtgtttttcgcaccttcacttGACTATTtacccaaaaataaaaacattaataaCTCGTTCTTAGCCCATAAATCATAAATTTCCACCACCAAATAGCGAGGGGATTGAGTTAATCTTATACCTTAATCAAATGTCTGGTATCCGTCTGGACATGTCATATTTCAGTAAACCTAATAACCAAACACAATAGTACACATTCTCTCTGACAATGCAAGGTGAGTGGCAGTGTTATGATGATGGAGTCCACACATTTCCACAAACTGTAGACCAAAACCAGCAATGCCTTCAAAGTTCAAAGAAGCCAAATTTCTGGTATCAAAGTCCCTGCAACAGCCCCACATTTTTCTTAACCTGTACCAATTTATTTAATGATTTACCAAACATGTACTCCTTAACCTTTGTCACTAAAACTCTATAAGGCTATAACTATCAGTAGGTGATGTGCCCTTGTCTATTTCCCAAATCCCATGAATGTTCTTTAATAACAATCACACACTCACGTACTTGTTATATGGTAGTAGGTTGTACTATcaagtttattaggattttatgtTGAGGGTTACAATATACTCACTTGCAAAAATACAACACTATCTCATTATTCAGTTGAAATTCATGTGATGTCCGTTAAAATTATGGAATCCACCTTCAACTCAGTGtgatatatatatgaatttcaACTAAATACATGAGAACGTGGTGAAAAAGAGTGACAGAGTGAGTGTTGCTAGCATTCTTGTACTCACTTCAGAGAGTTTTCTcaagtttatattaattaaataaaaggcttaaagggtccaaaggcccctgaaattacaaagggaatcaaatccagagcctagaaaatttttgcatcaaattgggtccctagaattttttttttaattcaattaaggccaaagtgtgccagaactcaattttgtcctagtcacctttaccacgtggcttttttttatttttttaattaaaaaaattaattaattttttttataattccaaatcatttatttaaatagaaaaaaaaacaaattacaaattcaAGCTACGTTATCATTGTTGGCGCTGTTTCCCTGGCCTGCAATaacttgagggtcttcctttcCTTGGTCCTCACCCTTGTTCTGGCCATTTCCATTTccgccatcttcttcttcttcacgctcactttcatcatcaaattgaggaaggagatcgaggctaaCGTCATCCTCGCCAACAACTTGGCCGTCCTTAATCTCCTTCAAATagccaatgcgggaaagatcaaagcctggctcaaccacacttatctgctctttggccgccagaaagccttgagcatattggaggGAGGCGCGCCCTAAAATAGATGCATTCAGAcgatcatatttcttttccagCCTTTGACACTTGGCCTGAATAGCAGTATGTTTGTCATTGATGGCTTCTTTCaaagacttggtcttttgaagaagcaggtccgaagccgccaagtcatcagttaacttagcacacttctcctcagcagatttcagctttttgtgggcagtctcagcatcagtcTTAGCTCGCTCATATGCAGTCTTGTAATcggctgccttcttctcaagacGGTTCTTGGCTGAAATCAACTCCTTTACACACTGAGTCATCCCCGCCACAGTGCTGGCGGTAGAAagggcgtgatggatcgccacagaagcaatgttgggggggccttgaccggaaacatccttatggatccggttgtcaaaagtacgagTCATAAAGTCCAacccgttgaagtgaggatctGATAAGCTCAAcaaagggggaggagcctcgccaccagtGGCTGAACTAGGGCTAGCTTGGCCAAACGGAGTTGGCGGGCGGTTGATAATGCTTGAGTCTTGGTGGGGTGGCGGGACGTTGTCGttccctttctttttttccGCCGGATTACTTTTAGAAGCTAAACCGGCTGGATCGAGTGTGGATTGATGAAGAGGTCTGCTGCCAGCAGCGCCTGAAGTCTTTTGGCGctttgggtccctgacgttgtcaaaGCCCGAAGCGccgtcattcttcttcttttgctcagcttcggcggccctcttcttcgccgccgcagtagactgggcgaggtactccttcatcttgagggggttcgcgtcaaccttgctttttcccatcgtggctgcatggaaagcatcaattaggcgaggtacaagaacaaaaagaaaaacaagttatgtgcaaaaattataaacttactaaaaaattgatttaaagtgccggatttcgacgcctcaatcaagtcatgaccagagattactggtaatgtgcgaaggtaatcggcgatgccctgctcagattcatccaaggcgtcgtatgaaacggatatttttcggcgagggttttttgtccagtaaaaggggaagagagggttattaTCGGAATCTCGAAATAAGTTATTCATTTCAGGtgactccataactttgaagtattttttctgccacactttgtaatggcttttaagggcggtgaatcggctcatgttcttgcgggccaaaaggggaacccacttgacagatgtaggttttgtggtgactgtcttatagaaaaggaaaaacaagggataggtgggagtgcaactcaaatgttcacagagaatttcaaagcagcgaataaaaccccaggcgttgggttggagttgacaaggcgccacgttcaaaaaggtaagaacgtgacatataaagggcgagaaagggagtttgatattcaaatccaagaagaaataatcataaacaaaaaagaaatcgggcgattcatcaaAAGGTTCCTTGCgtaaaagaacacaatcatcctcgccacatggaagaaca
This is a stretch of genomic DNA from Lotus japonicus ecotype B-129 chromosome 1, LjGifu_v1.2. It encodes these proteins:
- the LOC130728516 gene encoding amino acid transporter AVT1I-like isoform X2; translated protein: MSEKIQNNSSLGLGVPLLSEWKLHESGYAIDEEKLIASHSPTKNTLSFFQSCLNGLNAISGVGILSVPYALASGGWLSLALLFAIAAVAFYSGLLMQRCMDKNSNIKTYPDIGELAFGKIGRLVVSTSMYTELYLVSIGFLILEGDNLSNLFPIMEIQVAGLAIGGKQFFVVVAALVILPTMWLDNLSLLSYVSASGVFASAIIIFSISWTATFDGVGFHEKGTLISWNGIPTAVSLYAFCYCAHPVFPTLYNSMRKKHQFSNVLLVCFLFTTAGYASMGIIGYLMFGSKVESQVTLNLPLNKISSKIAIYTTLVNPITKYALMTTPITNALKDLLPRKYKNRVTNISISTMLVISTVIIALAVPFFGYLMSLVGAILSVTASILLPCLCYLKISGKYKNFGCEMFTIVAIILAAIAMGISGTYTSLLEIIHHL
- the LOC130728516 gene encoding amino acid transporter AVT1I-like isoform X1 encodes the protein MHGLQQQQYCDDDISLKIPLIIADQNPQAAGGGLQQTSGNSSGNGGGAATFLKTCFNGLNALAGVGILSVPYALASGGWLSLALLFAIAAVAFYSGLLMQRCMDKNSNIKTYPDIGELAFGKIGRLVVSTSMYTELYLVSIGFLILEGDNLSNLFPIMEIQVAGLAIGGKQFFVVVAALVILPTMWLDNLSLLSYVSASGVFASAIIIFSISWTATFDGVGFHEKGTLISWNGIPTAVSLYAFCYCAHPVFPTLYNSMRKKHQFSNVLLVCFLFTTAGYASMGIIGYLMFGSKVESQVTLNLPLNKISSKIAIYTTLVNPITKYALMTTPITNALKDLLPRKYKNRVTNISISTMLVISTVIIALAVPFFGYLMSLVGAILSVTASILLPCLCYLKISGKYKNFGCEMFTIVAIILAAIAMGISGTYTSLLEIIHHL